In Terriglobales bacterium, the following are encoded in one genomic region:
- a CDS encoding NADP-dependent isocitrate dehydrogenase, which translates to MADSYNGLPVPKDGARITYSNGKFNIPDNPIIPFIEGDGTGRDIWKASVRVFDAAVKKAYGGKRRIVWYEVFAGEKAMSTFKNWLPEGTIEALKDMRVSIKGPLTTPVGGGIRSLNVALRQILDLYDCVRPVKHYGAPSPVKHPERMNVVIHRENTEDVYAGIEWEEGSDKVKKLISFLNNEMLAGTGKKIREDSGVGIKPISITGTKRLVRNAIKDALRSGRKKVTLVHKGNIQKFTEGAFRAWGYELATSEFRDQVVTERESWILDNKDKNPNITIEQNAALVEPGLEYAAKEFQQTVYKEVKDVLDKIYKSHGNGQWKKKLMVNDRIADSIFQQVVTRADEYDILATPNLNGDYISDACAAQIGGLGIAAGANIGDGYAIFEATHGTAPKYADLDVINPTSVILSGAMMFEFLGWKEAAKLIEDGVRKTIEQKKVTYDFHRLMDGATKVKCSEFGSYIIENMNASSSAAAD; encoded by the coding sequence ATGGCGGATTCTTATAACGGCCTTCCTGTGCCGAAGGACGGCGCCCGAATTACTTACAGCAACGGCAAGTTCAATATTCCTGATAATCCCATCATTCCGTTCATTGAAGGTGATGGAACCGGCCGCGACATCTGGAAAGCCTCAGTGCGCGTGTTCGACGCGGCGGTAAAAAAGGCCTACGGCGGCAAGCGCCGCATCGTGTGGTACGAAGTGTTCGCCGGCGAAAAGGCGATGTCCACGTTCAAGAACTGGCTTCCCGAAGGCACCATCGAGGCGCTGAAGGACATGCGCGTCAGCATCAAGGGCCCGCTGACCACGCCCGTCGGCGGCGGCATCCGCTCGCTGAACGTCGCGCTCCGCCAGATCCTGGATCTGTATGACTGCGTGCGCCCCGTGAAGCACTATGGCGCGCCCTCCCCGGTGAAGCACCCCGAGCGTATGAACGTGGTCATCCATCGCGAGAACACGGAAGACGTCTACGCCGGCATCGAGTGGGAAGAGGGAAGCGACAAGGTCAAGAAGCTGATCAGCTTCCTGAACAACGAGATGCTGGCCGGCACGGGCAAGAAGATCCGCGAGGACAGCGGCGTCGGTATCAAGCCCATCTCCATCACCGGCACCAAGCGACTGGTCCGCAATGCCATCAAAGACGCACTGCGGAGCGGCCGCAAGAAGGTCACGCTCGTCCACAAGGGCAACATCCAGAAATTCACCGAAGGCGCTTTCCGCGCCTGGGGCTACGAACTGGCCACCAGCGAATTCCGCGACCAGGTGGTCACCGAGCGCGAGAGCTGGATCCTCGACAATAAGGACAAGAACCCGAACATCACCATCGAGCAGAACGCTGCCCTGGTCGAGCCGGGCCTGGAGTACGCTGCCAAGGAGTTCCAACAGACCGTGTACAAAGAAGTGAAAGACGTGTTGGACAAGATCTACAAGTCGCACGGCAACGGCCAGTGGAAGAAGAAGCTGATGGTCAATGACCGCATCGCAGACTCCATCTTCCAGCAGGTCGTAACCCGCGCCGACGAGTACGACATCCTGGCGACACCCAATCTGAACGGCGACTACATCAGCGACGCCTGCGCGGCTCAGATCGGCGGCCTGGGCATCGCAGCCGGCGCCAACATCGGCGATGGCTATGCCATCTTCGAAGCCACCCACGGTACGGCGCCCAAGTATGCCGACCTGGACGTCATTAACCCGACCTCGGTCATCCTGTCGGGCGCCATGATGTTCGAATTCCTGGGATGGAAAGAAGCGGCGAAACTGATCGAAGACGGCGTGCGCAAGACCATCGAGCAGAAGAAGGTCACCTATGACTTCCACCGCTTGATGGATGGCGCCACCAAGGTGAAATGCAGCGAGTTCGGCAGCTACATTATCGAGAACATGAACGCCTCGTCTTCGGCGGCGGCCGACTGA
- the mdh gene encoding malate dehydrogenase, giving the protein MRKKVTVVGSGNVGATAAHWIAAAELADVTLIDIIEGVPEGKGLDLLEAMPIIKKDSYVVGTENYADTANSDIVVITAGVPRKPGMSRDDLLNINHKIMKDVVSKVVQYSRDCILIIVSNPLDAMAQAAYKLSGFSRNRVIGMAGVLDSARFRAFIAQELKVSVENVTAFVLGGHGDTMVPLARYSTVAGIPLPELMDQATIDRLVQRTRDGGAEIVKYLKTGSAYYAPSAAVAEMVEAILKDKKKILPCAAYLEGEYGINGLFVGVPCKLGARGIEDVIQIRLTAEEKAALEKSAGAVKDLVAVIGV; this is encoded by the coding sequence ATGCGCAAGAAAGTAACGGTCGTGGGCTCGGGCAATGTAGGCGCGACGGCCGCGCACTGGATCGCGGCGGCCGAGCTTGCCGACGTGACCCTGATCGACATCATTGAGGGCGTACCCGAAGGCAAAGGCCTGGATTTGCTGGAGGCCATGCCCATCATCAAGAAGGATTCGTACGTGGTCGGAACCGAAAATTACGCCGACACGGCGAATTCCGACATCGTGGTCATCACCGCCGGGGTGCCGCGCAAGCCCGGCATGAGCCGCGACGACCTACTGAACATCAATCACAAGATCATGAAGGACGTGGTCAGCAAGGTGGTGCAGTATTCGCGCGACTGCATCCTGATCATCGTTTCCAATCCGCTGGACGCGATGGCGCAGGCGGCTTACAAGCTGAGCGGCTTTTCGCGCAACCGCGTGATCGGCATGGCCGGCGTGCTCGATTCGGCGCGCTTCCGCGCCTTCATCGCGCAGGAGTTGAAGGTGTCGGTGGAGAACGTCACCGCGTTCGTACTGGGCGGGCATGGTGACACCATGGTTCCACTGGCTCGTTATTCCACGGTCGCCGGCATCCCGTTGCCCGAGCTGATGGACCAGGCCACCATCGATCGCCTGGTGCAGCGCACGCGCGACGGCGGCGCCGAGATCGTCAAGTACCTCAAGACCGGCAGCGCCTATTACGCGCCCTCGGCTGCGGTCGCGGAAATGGTGGAAGCGATCTTGAAAGACAAGAAGAAGATCCTGCCCTGCGCCGCGTATCTGGAAGGCGAATACGGGATCAACGGCTTATTCGTCGGCGTGCCCTGCAAGCTGGGAGCGCGCGGAATTGAAGACGTCATCCAGATCCGGCTCACTGCCGAAGAGAAAGCGGCGCTGGAAAAGAGCGCCGGCGCGGTGAAGGATCTGGTCGCCGTGATCGGAGTGTAG
- a CDS encoding SRPBCC family protein has protein sequence MTTQVLVALAAAVLGAAVAPEGSPEQFTAAAITRTGHLEFEGAMATIFDLFTPQGERHWAKGWDPEVLYPRDRDISEGMVFRTRDHGDMVLTWTVVRYDPTHHLVAYNVVAPDFVVRNIEVRCRPAGAGRVEVEVTDSYVGLSRHGNLFVEQLTEANYAAKMGHWKEAIGAYLVGVAKSAH, from the coding sequence ATGACGACACAAGTCCTGGTAGCTCTGGCGGCCGCTGTCCTGGGTGCTGCCGTTGCTCCTGAGGGTTCGCCGGAGCAGTTCACCGCCGCGGCCATTACCCGAACTGGTCACCTGGAATTTGAAGGAGCGATGGCCACCATCTTCGACCTGTTTACGCCGCAGGGCGAGCGGCACTGGGCGAAAGGGTGGGATCCCGAGGTGCTGTACCCGCGCGACCGCGACATCTCGGAAGGCATGGTGTTCCGCACGCGTGACCACGGCGACATGGTGCTGACATGGACCGTGGTGCGTTACGACCCGACCCATCACCTAGTCGCGTACAACGTGGTGGCGCCTGATTTCGTAGTGCGGAACATCGAAGTGCGGTGTCGTCCGGCGGGTGCTGGACGGGTTGAGGTGGAGGTAACCGATTCCTACGTCGGCCTGTCCCGGCACGGCAACCTCTTCGTCGAACAACTCACGGAAGCAAATTACGCCGCCAAGATGGGACACTGGAAGGAAGCGATCGGCGCTTACCTGGTAGGAGTTGCGAAATCGGCCCACTGA
- a CDS encoding DUF1801 domain-containing protein — protein MTSKRVESSTAASENITKRIQELGDWRGETLARVRRLIHDADREIQEEWKWAKAKSPGIPVWSHDGIVCTGETYKQVVKLTFARGASLRDPQRLFNSSLEGNTRRAIDIREGEKLNQAAFKELIRSAVAANSTARVRRASPKK, from the coding sequence ATGACGTCGAAACGTGTCGAGAGCAGCACGGCTGCTTCTGAGAACATCACGAAAAGAATCCAGGAGCTGGGGGACTGGAGGGGCGAGACGCTCGCCCGGGTTCGCCGGCTCATCCACGACGCGGACCGCGAGATCCAGGAGGAATGGAAATGGGCAAAGGCAAAGTCCCCGGGGATCCCGGTCTGGTCCCACGACGGGATCGTCTGCACGGGGGAAACCTATAAACAGGTCGTGAAGCTCACCTTCGCCCGGGGCGCTTCCCTCCGGGACCCACAGAGGCTGTTTAACTCCAGCCTTGAGGGGAACACGCGCCGAGCCATCGACATTCGCGAAGGCGAAAAGCTCAACCAGGCCGCCTTCAAGGAATTGATCCGGTCCGCGGTCGCCGCCAACTCCACGGCTCGGGTCCGACGCGCATCCCCGAAGAAGTAG
- a CDS encoding peptidylprolyl isomerase, translating to MARQPGTYANLETSEGTIVCRLFEKDAPKTVQNFVDLAEGKREWTHPVTHQKSTNRLYDGTIFHRVIPGFMIQGGDPAGTGFGGPGYRFEDETKGSPHKFDKPGKLAMANAGPNTNGSQFFITVAATPWLTGNHTIFGEVVEGEDVVNKIVSVGRNAQDKPLKDVTVKSVKIERA from the coding sequence ATGGCACGCCAACCGGGAACATACGCGAATTTGGAGACATCGGAAGGAACCATTGTCTGCAGGCTCTTTGAAAAAGATGCCCCCAAAACAGTGCAGAACTTTGTTGACCTGGCGGAAGGAAAGCGCGAGTGGACGCATCCGGTCACGCACCAGAAGTCCACCAACCGGCTGTACGACGGAACCATCTTCCATCGCGTGATTCCGGGCTTCATGATCCAGGGCGGAGACCCGGCCGGCACCGGTTTCGGCGGCCCCGGATACCGCTTCGAGGACGAGACCAAGGGCTCGCCTCACAAGTTCGACAAACCCGGCAAGCTGGCGATGGCCAATGCCGGCCCTAACACCAACGGCAGCCAATTTTTCATCACGGTTGCGGCGACTCCCTGGCTCACCGGGAACCATACCATCTTCGGCGAGGTGGTCGAAGGAGAAGACGTGGTGAACAAAATTGTGAGTGTAGGCCGCAACGCGCAAGACAAGCCGCTGAAGGATGTCACCGTAAAGTCGGTGAAGATCGAGCGCGCGTAA
- a CDS encoding peptidylprolyl isomerase: MRKLIALFCLCVPSLLLAADANGNPTAVIETTMGTFNCSLFKDKAPVTVENFIGLAQGTKDWTNPASGAKKHNTPLYDGTIFHRVIPNFMIQGGDPAGNGTGDPGYKFKDEFDPTLKFDRPGRLAMANSGPNTNGSQFFITEVPTPHLNGRHTIFGQCEPVSLVSKIAHVPRDATDKPTTPVRITHIKIVPGGAASKK; encoded by the coding sequence ATGCGAAAACTGATTGCGCTTTTTTGCCTCTGCGTCCCTTCCCTGCTGCTGGCGGCCGATGCCAACGGCAATCCCACCGCCGTCATCGAGACCACGATGGGCACTTTCAACTGCTCGCTGTTTAAGGACAAGGCGCCCGTCACGGTGGAGAATTTTATCGGCCTTGCCCAAGGCACGAAGGACTGGACCAACCCGGCTTCCGGCGCCAAGAAGCACAACACGCCACTCTATGACGGCACCATCTTTCACCGCGTGATTCCCAACTTCATGATCCAGGGCGGCGACCCGGCCGGTAACGGCACCGGTGATCCCGGCTATAAATTCAAGGATGAATTTGATCCCACGCTGAAGTTCGATCGTCCCGGCCGCCTCGCCATGGCCAACTCCGGCCCCAACACCAATGGCTCGCAGTTTTTCATCACCGAGGTTCCCACCCCGCACTTGAACGGGCGGCACACCATTTTCGGTCAGTGCGAACCGGTTTCGCTGGTGAGCAAGATCGCTCACGTCCCACGTGATGCAACCGACAAGCCCACCACGCCGGTACGAATTACGCATATCAAGATCGTTCCCGGAGGCGCTGCATCGAAAAAGTGA
- a CDS encoding dipeptidase → MPDSGPTVSAKARQIHEAAIVIDTHADTPQNFLDQGFDIAAVTRTGSIDLEKISQGNLGAEFFSIWVEPGYFGGHYARRAMDLIDSVYEQARRHPDRMVMAYSADDIMRARTGKNKKFAALLGLEGGHAIENDIHLLRAFYRLGVRYMTLTWSNTNEWADSSGDINNPKISHHDGLTPFGKQVVEEMNRLGMMVDISHVADKTFWDTIAVSKAPIIASHSSARALTQAPRNMTDDMLKAMTKNGGVVMVNFFDAFLDEDFRRAFDAQAPERDAAVKAHEEKMRAAGKPLNYADVEEDVEKEWAAKLPRPPFKVLIDHIDHIAKVAGVEHVGLGSDFDGNPAMPQGMDSAADLPKITQALLDRGYTATQIRGILGGNLLRVFRQVEQVSRELNAKTGSHE, encoded by the coding sequence ATGCCTGATTCAGGTCCCACGGTTTCGGCAAAGGCGCGCCAGATCCATGAGGCAGCGATTGTGATCGACACGCACGCCGACACCCCGCAAAACTTTCTTGACCAGGGCTTCGACATCGCGGCCGTGACCCGCACCGGCAGCATCGATCTGGAGAAGATCTCGCAAGGCAATCTGGGCGCCGAGTTCTTTTCCATTTGGGTCGAACCCGGGTATTTCGGCGGACATTACGCCCGGCGCGCGATGGACCTGATCGATTCCGTCTACGAGCAAGCGCGCCGTCATCCCGACCGGATGGTGATGGCCTATAGCGCGGATGACATCATGCGGGCGCGCACTGGCAAGAACAAGAAATTTGCCGCGCTGCTCGGGCTCGAAGGCGGCCACGCCATCGAGAACGACATCCATCTGCTCCGTGCTTTCTACCGCCTCGGCGTGCGCTACATGACGCTGACCTGGTCCAACACCAATGAATGGGCGGATTCATCGGGCGACATCAACAATCCGAAAATCAGCCACCATGACGGCCTGACGCCGTTCGGCAAGCAGGTGGTCGAAGAGATGAATCGCCTGGGAATGATGGTGGATATTTCGCACGTCGCCGACAAGACGTTCTGGGACACGATCGCCGTGAGCAAGGCGCCGATCATCGCCTCACATTCCTCGGCGCGGGCGCTGACGCAGGCGCCGCGTAACATGACCGACGACATGCTGAAAGCAATGACGAAAAATGGCGGCGTGGTGATGGTCAATTTCTTCGACGCGTTTCTCGATGAAGACTTTCGCCGCGCCTTCGACGCGCAGGCGCCGGAGCGAGACGCCGCCGTCAAAGCCCATGAAGAGAAGATGCGCGCCGCAGGCAAGCCTCTCAATTATGCCGACGTCGAAGAGGACGTGGAAAAAGAGTGGGCTGCCAAGCTGCCGCGTCCACCGTTCAAGGTGCTGATCGACCACATCGACCACATCGCCAAGGTTGCCGGCGTGGAGCACGTCGGATTGGGTTCTGATTTTGACGGCAATCCCGCCATGCCGCAGGGCATGGATTCCGCCGCCGACCTGCCCAAGATCACGCAGGCGCTGCTCGATCGCGGCTACACCGCCACGCAGATCCGGGGAATTCTGGGCGGCAACCTGCTGCGCGTATTCCGTCAGGTGGAACAGGTCAGCCGCGAACTCAACGCAAAAACTGGCAGCCACGAGTAA
- a CDS encoding DUF5715 family protein, protein MRATFRAGITVILLVMLSTASFAATIKTRYRHSSYHHLRHIRWVPVMLKGSHESLVKQNAEIDRLQLVRIQNDHDLEELIARDQLVGLPQSNFVRVDPRLEESRRYCRPWTRLFLEDFGQAYYKEFHQPIQVNSAVRTVEQQERLARYNHNAAPAEGETASSHLAGLTVDIAKRGMTRRQRAFAEKYLVNLRNLGLVEAVEERRQACFHVMVSDRYTSWRDSEKLAVAAGATRNSN, encoded by the coding sequence TTGCGCGCCACTTTTCGGGCCGGTATCACCGTAATCCTGCTGGTGATGCTATCCACCGCATCATTCGCCGCGACCATCAAGACGCGCTATCGCCACAGCTCCTACCATCACCTCCGGCACATACGCTGGGTTCCGGTCATGCTGAAGGGCTCGCATGAGTCCCTGGTCAAGCAGAACGCGGAAATCGATCGCCTGCAACTGGTGCGGATTCAGAACGACCACGACCTCGAAGAATTAATCGCGCGCGACCAGCTGGTCGGCCTGCCGCAGAGCAATTTCGTTCGCGTGGATCCACGCCTGGAAGAATCGCGCCGCTACTGCCGTCCGTGGACGCGCCTGTTCCTGGAAGACTTTGGCCAGGCGTACTACAAAGAATTTCACCAGCCCATCCAGGTGAACTCGGCGGTCCGCACCGTCGAACAGCAGGAACGGCTTGCCCGCTACAACCACAACGCAGCGCCCGCCGAAGGCGAGACCGCATCGTCGCATCTTGCCGGCCTTACCGTCGACATCGCGAAACGCGGCATGACGCGCCGCCAGCGCGCGTTCGCGGAAAAGTATCTCGTCAACCTGCGCAACCTCGGACTGGTGGAAGCCGTGGAAGAGCGCCGCCAGGCCTGCTTTCACGTAATGGTCTCCGACCGTTATACTTCGTGGCGTGATAGCGAAAAACTTGCGGTGGCTGCGGGCGCGACGCGCAACTCCAACTGA
- the sdhB gene encoding succinate dehydrogenase iron-sulfur subunit gives MANKSIILKIKRQSNPQHKAVWEEFEIPYRPNMNVISVLMEIAVNPVTRDGKPTTPIIYDSNCLEEVCGSCAMLINGRTRMACSALVDHLEQPIVLEPFSKFPTIRDLQVDRSVLFENLKKVKAWVPVDGTYDLGSGPRLMPEDQEQAYPLSRCISCCCCMEACPQFNESTGFVGAATISQVRLFNTHPTGKALRSERLHALMGDGGIHECGYAQNCVEVCPKDIPLTRSIAEVGGAVMKQAIADLFSR, from the coding sequence ATGGCCAACAAATCGATCATTCTGAAAATCAAGCGCCAGAGCAACCCGCAGCACAAAGCGGTATGGGAAGAATTTGAGATTCCCTACCGCCCGAACATGAACGTGATCTCGGTGCTGATGGAGATTGCCGTAAACCCGGTGACCCGCGACGGCAAGCCGACCACGCCCATCATTTACGATTCCAACTGCCTGGAAGAAGTTTGCGGTTCCTGCGCCATGCTCATCAACGGCCGCACCCGCATGGCCTGTTCCGCGCTGGTGGACCATCTCGAGCAGCCGATTGTCCTGGAACCGTTCAGCAAGTTCCCGACAATCCGCGACCTGCAGGTGGACCGCTCCGTCCTGTTCGAGAATCTGAAGAAGGTGAAGGCTTGGGTCCCGGTGGACGGCACTTATGACCTCGGCTCCGGACCGCGGCTGATGCCGGAAGACCAGGAGCAGGCTTACCCGTTGTCGCGCTGCATCTCCTGCTGCTGCTGCATGGAAGCCTGCCCGCAGTTCAACGAGTCCACGGGATTCGTGGGCGCCGCCACGATTTCCCAGGTGCGCCTGTTCAACACCCATCCCACCGGCAAGGCGCTCAGGAGCGAACGGTTGCACGCGCTGATGGGCGACGGCGGAATTCACGAGTGCGGATACGCCCAGAACTGCGTCGAGGTCTGTCCCAAGGACATCCCCCTCACCCGCTCCATCGCGGAGGTGGGAGGCGCGGTCATGAAACAGGCAATTGCCGATTTGTTTAGCCGGTGA
- the sdhA gene encoding succinate dehydrogenase flavoprotein subunit produces the protein MASNPKIIVVGGGLAGLAAVIKIAEMGGQVDLFSIVPVKRSHSVCAQGGINAAKNLKGEGDSTWQHFDDTVFGGDFLANQPPVKAMCDAAPGIIDLLDRMGVPFNRTPEGLLDFRRFGGTLYNRTAFAGATTGQQLLYALDEQVRRHEAEGKVKKYEHWEFLSAVLDSKGICRGICAMDLRSMQVVTFPADAVIICTGGIGAIFGKSTNSVVCTGSAQSALYQQGAFYANGEFIQVHPTAIPGEDKLRLMSESARGEGGRVWVPKKKGDKRDAKSIPENERYYFLEERYPKYGNLVPRDIATREIHKVVYEDGLGIDGGPMVYLDLTHIDRKVLDRKLEGILEIYEKFVGDDPRDIPMKIFPGMHYTMGGLWVDFKQATNIPGLFAAGECEYQYHGANRLGANSLVSCIWGGFIGGPAAVQYAGSQTTAASNGAFDAERKRQEEANALLLNNQGNENPFRIWRELGDVMTRNCTVIRYNKNLQETDTKLVELLERFRKVNLSDKTQWANSTFAFARQLYNMLQLARVITQGAAMRNESRGAHYKPDFPERDDKNFLKTTKAYFAPDADEPRFEFEAVDTSLIPPRPRKYDVAK, from the coding sequence ATGGCATCCAATCCTAAGATCATCGTAGTTGGCGGCGGTCTGGCCGGCCTGGCGGCCGTGATCAAGATCGCCGAAATGGGCGGGCAAGTGGACCTGTTCTCCATCGTGCCCGTGAAGCGGTCGCACTCTGTCTGCGCCCAGGGCGGGATCAACGCCGCCAAGAACCTGAAGGGCGAGGGCGACTCCACCTGGCAGCACTTTGATGACACCGTATTCGGCGGCGACTTCCTTGCCAACCAGCCCCCGGTGAAGGCGATGTGTGATGCCGCGCCCGGCATCATCGACCTGCTCGACCGCATGGGCGTTCCCTTCAACCGCACGCCCGAAGGACTGCTCGATTTCCGCCGCTTCGGCGGCACGCTCTACAACCGCACTGCCTTCGCGGGAGCGACCACTGGCCAGCAACTGCTCTACGCGCTCGATGAGCAGGTGCGCCGTCACGAAGCCGAGGGCAAGGTCAAGAAGTACGAGCACTGGGAATTCCTGTCCGCGGTGCTCGATTCCAAGGGCATTTGCCGCGGCATCTGCGCCATGGATTTGCGTTCCATGCAGGTGGTCACCTTTCCCGCCGACGCGGTCATCATCTGCACCGGAGGCATCGGCGCCATCTTCGGGAAATCCACCAACTCAGTGGTCTGCACCGGTTCGGCGCAGTCGGCTCTCTATCAGCAGGGCGCGTTCTACGCCAACGGCGAATTCATCCAGGTGCACCCGACGGCGATCCCCGGCGAAGACAAGTTGCGTCTGATGTCGGAATCGGCGCGCGGCGAGGGCGGGCGCGTCTGGGTTCCCAAGAAGAAGGGCGACAAGCGCGATGCCAAGAGCATTCCTGAAAACGAGCGCTATTACTTCCTGGAGGAGCGCTATCCCAAGTACGGCAACCTGGTGCCGCGCGACATTGCTACCCGCGAGATCCACAAAGTGGTTTACGAGGATGGCCTGGGCATCGATGGCGGCCCCATGGTTTATCTCGACCTAACCCATATTGACCGCAAGGTGCTGGACCGTAAACTTGAAGGCATACTTGAGATTTACGAGAAATTCGTCGGCGACGACCCGCGCGACATCCCGATGAAAATCTTCCCCGGCATGCACTACACCATGGGCGGCTTATGGGTAGATTTCAAGCAGGCCACCAACATCCCCGGCCTGTTTGCCGCCGGCGAATGCGAGTACCAATATCATGGCGCCAATCGTTTGGGCGCGAACTCGCTGGTTTCCTGCATCTGGGGTGGCTTCATCGGTGGACCGGCGGCGGTGCAATACGCGGGTTCTCAGACAACGGCGGCGAGCAATGGCGCCTTCGATGCCGAGCGCAAGCGCCAGGAAGAAGCCAATGCCCTGCTCCTCAACAACCAGGGCAACGAGAACCCGTTCAGGATTTGGCGCGAACTGGGCGACGTGATGACGCGCAATTGCACCGTCATCCGCTACAACAAGAATTTGCAGGAGACGGACACGAAGTTAGTGGAACTTCTAGAGCGCTTCCGCAAGGTGAACTTGAGCGACAAGACGCAATGGGCGAACAGCACCTTCGCCTTTGCCCGGCAACTTTACAACATGCTGCAGTTGGCGCGCGTGATCACGCAGGGGGCGGCCATGCGCAACGAATCGCGCGGCGCGCACTACAAGCCGGATTTCCCCGAGCGCGACGACAAGAACTTCTTGAAGACGACGAAGGCTTACTTCGCGCCCGACGCCGACGAGCCCCGGTTTGAATTCGAGGCGGTGGATACGTCGCTCATCCCGCCGCGGCCGAGAAAATACGATGTCGCAAAATGA
- a CDS encoding succinate dehydrogenase: protein MATSVSSAAQAGAARVAAGVPALRAGQGNSFLWRRLHSVSGIFPIGFFLLEHFFSNAFAVNGGAAYNENVKFLTGLPFVLVLEICFIYIPIAYHALYGFWIWWRGESNVTDYPWIGNWMYTAQRYTGIVAFFYIGYHTWTMRFTGAHIITHSDLAYAKVWAELQNPWLVAFYAIGLVAASWHFAYGIWLFAAKWGFIVGEQGRKKFGYVCLVIGLALTGLAASSLYAFVTTPEAQVPHMEEFRQQQHSSAAYVLPELNS from the coding sequence GTGGCGACATCGGTCAGTTCTGCGGCACAGGCAGGCGCGGCCCGGGTGGCGGCAGGAGTTCCGGCGCTGCGCGCGGGCCAGGGCAATTCTTTCCTCTGGCGACGCCTGCACTCCGTCAGCGGCATTTTTCCCATCGGCTTTTTCCTGCTCGAGCATTTTTTCTCCAATGCCTTCGCCGTCAATGGCGGCGCTGCGTACAACGAGAACGTGAAGTTCCTGACCGGCCTGCCCTTCGTGCTGGTCCTGGAAATCTGCTTCATTTACATCCCCATCGCCTACCACGCGCTTTACGGCTTCTGGATCTGGTGGCGCGGCGAATCCAATGTCACCGACTACCCCTGGATCGGAAACTGGATGTACACGGCGCAGCGCTACACCGGCATCGTGGCCTTCTTCTACATCGGCTACCACACCTGGACCATGCGCTTTACCGGGGCGCACATCATTACCCATTCCGACCTCGCCTATGCCAAGGTGTGGGCTGAGCTGCAGAACCCATGGCTGGTGGCGTTCTACGCGATCGGACTGGTGGCGGCATCGTGGCATTTCGCTTACGGCATCTGGCTGTTTGCCGCGAAATGGGGCTTCATTGTGGGCGAGCAGGGACGGAAGAAGTTCGGCTATGTCTGCTTGGTGATCGGGCTGGCGCTGACCGGGCTGGCCGCCAGCTCGCTCTACGCATTCGTCACTACACCCGAAGCGCAGGTGCCTCATATGGAGGAGTTCCGGCAGCAGCAGCACTCTTCAGCAGCGTACGTCTTACCAGAATTGAATTCATGA
- the rdgB gene encoding RdgB/HAM1 family non-canonical purine NTP pyrophosphatase, whose product MRRILIATSNAGKLRDFAAAAAAHGVEVATLPGFAELPEATEDGATFDANARKKAEHYSQYVPGELVVADDSGLMVDALSGAPGVHSARYAAAHDRTNSSDEANNRRLLRELASVRDSERSAQFVCAIAAARDGRTLATFQGAAEGQIMRIARGSGGFGYDPLFYFPALKKTFAELTAEEKAQVSHRGAAFRKFLEWFEKEARR is encoded by the coding sequence ATGCGCCGCATACTGATTGCCACCTCCAATGCCGGCAAGCTGCGCGATTTTGCGGCCGCAGCCGCCGCACACGGCGTGGAGGTCGCCACGCTGCCCGGCTTCGCCGAGTTACCCGAGGCAACGGAAGACGGCGCCACCTTCGACGCCAATGCGCGCAAAAAAGCCGAGCACTACAGCCAGTACGTCCCCGGTGAACTGGTGGTGGCGGATGATTCCGGCCTGATGGTGGATGCGCTGAGTGGGGCGCCAGGGGTGCACTCGGCCCGCTACGCCGCCGCACACGATCGAACCAACTCCTCCGACGAAGCCAACAACCGCCGCTTGTTGCGCGAACTTGCATCGGTCCGCGACAGCGAACGCAGTGCGCAATTCGTTTGCGCCATCGCCGCAGCGCGTGACGGACGGACGCTGGCCACGTTCCAGGGCGCCGCCGAAGGACAGATCATGCGCATCGCACGGGGCAGCGGGGGCTTCGGCTACGATCCGCTGTTCTACTTCCCGGCGCTGAAAAAAACATTTGCCGAGCTGACAGCGGAGGAGAAGGCGCAGGTGAGCCATCGCGGGGCCGCGTTTCGAAAATTTCTAGAGTGGTTCGAAAAGGAGGCCCGGCGATGA